The Lycium ferocissimum isolate CSIRO_LF1 chromosome 1, AGI_CSIRO_Lferr_CH_V1, whole genome shotgun sequence genome includes a region encoding these proteins:
- the LOC132031180 gene encoding protein RGF1 INDUCIBLE TRANSCRIPTION FACTOR 1-like: MVGGGSISIVPKWLEVLLAEKFFNSCLVHEFDRKNEENVFCLDCCLSLCIHCLPSHQNHKLLQIRRYVYQDVLCFKDANKLLDCSFVQSYTTNSAKVVFINQRPLPNQLKGSNYTCILCHRSLQRPNMFCSISCKVQHMLSCSNVNFVIKYQKLMSKCESSMNLMDGQKTPSSIRTSSGSISTSVDAINCQSKAIVSVKTKDTFLNVSTCSSKSNGSCSHRRKGVPQRSPLC, translated from the exons ATG GTGGGAGGTGGTTCAATTTCAATTGTTCCAAAGTGGCTTGAAGTCCTTTTGGCTGAGAAATTCTTTAATTCATGTttggttcatgaatttgataggaagaatgaagaaaatgtATTTTGTTTGGATTGTTGCCTAAGTTTATGTATACATTGCTTGCCTTCTCACCAGAATCATAAACTTTTGCAG ATTAGAAGGTATGTTTATCAAGATGTTTTATGCTTCAAAGACGCTAACAAACTGCTAGATTGCTCCTTTGTTCAA TCTTACACAACTAATAGTGCTAAAGTGGTCTTCATAAATCAAAGGCCACTTCCCAACCAATTAAAGGGCTCAAACTACACTTGCATTCTATGTCACAGAAGCCTTCAACGTCCAAACATGTTTTGTTCCATCTCATGCAAG GTGCAACACATGTTAAGTTGTTCCAATGTAAACTTCGTTATAAAGTACCAAAAGTTGATGAGCAAATGTGAAAGTTCAATGAACCTTATGGATGGCCAAAAGACACCTAGTTCCATAAGAACTTCATCTGGCTCAATCTCAACTAGTGTTGATGCAATCAATTGTCAATCTAAGGCCATTGTTTCTGTGAAAACTAAAGATACATTTCTAAATGTGTCAACTTGTTCATCAAAATCTAATGGATCATGCTCACACCGTCGGAAGGGCGTGCCTCAGAGGTCTCCCTTATGTTAG